The genomic segment ATGCTGCCGTTGACTTGTACTATAACGACTACGCAATAGAACAAGATGACGCTAAGTTGACTGCGGTGCTTAACATGGTAGATACGGTCAACACTGATGGCAGCAATCCCCTTATTGAAGGTATCGGTTTCCAAATGCACGTGGGTCTAACTCAACCTGCGATTACCGATATTAGCTCTTCCTTTAAAAAAGCTGCAGCAACAGGACTTAAAGTTAAAATTACTGAGCTTGATGTTCGTATTAACGAAAGCGGCACTTTGAGCCAGTTTACTTATGACCTGGCAATGAGCCAGAAGCAGCGTTATCAAGATATTGTCGCTGCTTACTTAGAAACAGTGCCTGTTGCTCAGCGTGGTGGTGTATCGGTTTGGGGTGTGTCAGATGCCGATAGTTGGATCCCCTCGCATTACGGCAGCCCTGACTGGCCGCTATTGTTCGATACTGACTTACAAGCTAAGCCAGCGCTAGAAGGTATGTACAATGCGATTGGGTCAGAAGAAGAGGACCCAGAGGAGCCCACTTTATTCTCTGATAAGTTTGACGGTGAGTTTAAATGGGGCACGACTTATCAAACCATTGTCGGTCCACATGAAAGTCTCAATGCCAGTGAACAAGTTATGAATATTGTTGTTCCTTGGGCATCAACTACCGATAAATACGGTACTGGCGTCCTCATGGATGTAGATTTCAGCACACCAAGAACGATTCAATTTGATATTTACGTTCCATCATCAATCGGTACTGGTGATTTAGCTGTTCAACCATTAGTTCAGCAAAGTCAAGCCCCTTATGGTGGCGTTTATGATATTGCATATCAATTTGGTTATACATTGGATGAATGGAGCACAATCACGATCGAAAATGTACAAACGGATTTAGAAAATATAGATCGTCTTGGCTTTAACTTCATCGCAAATGATGTGGTACTTCCAGCTAATGCAGTAATAAAAATCGATAATGTAATTGTGAAGTAATAAGAACAAAAATAGATAGACTTTGGCTGAAATATATCGACAACGTCTATCCACAATATAGGGGTTTTTAGAATGAAAAAAAATGAAATATTAGTTTTAGCAAGTGTTGCAATAGCGTCTGTTGTCCTTCCGCATTTAGGAGTAGCCGCAGAAGTAGATTTCAGTGGTTATGCACGTTATGGAGCACACTATCAAGCAGGTGACAAACAGTATGTCGAGGTGGGGACTACGGGGCGTTCATTAGGTCGACTTGGTAATGAAGTTAACGGTGGAGAATTCCAACTGTCTACTACCTTTGAAGGCGGCAATGGCGCCCAATGGGATCTCGTCGTGCTATTTGATAACTGGGCTCATGAAGATTGGAGTTCACCTGGCGGTGTTGACTTGAAAAAGGCGTATGCCGGAGTAAAAAACATTATTCCCTCACAACCACAGATGTACTTTTGGGCTGGTCGAGATTTTCATGGGCGTGCGACTCAAAGCTTGAATGACTACTACTACCTCACCCATGATGGTCAAGGTGGTGGCTTTAAAGATCTTGATTTAGGAGCAGGTCTGTTTGATCTGGGGTTTGTTGGAAATGTGAAAAACGGCGATGGTGGTTCACTAGGTAGTGATGAGGGTTCCTATGCTTTGACAACTAAGTTTCACGGAGTCGAAACCTTCGTAGGTACAATGGATTTCTATGCAAACTATGGCTTTACCTCCGAAGCAGGAGATCCATCATTACGTGATAGAAAACCGTGGCAAGTAGCAGCGACGCTAGATATTGGAGGTAATCACAAAGCGATCGTGCGTTATTCAGAGGATTCAGACAATACAGTTTTGATTCAACCTTGGGATTTTTCATCG from the Vibrio hippocampi genome contains:
- a CDS encoding endo-1,4-beta-xylanase — protein: MKLSHVLLASTSGLLLQGCLLEDTNIPKEPEKSIPIPDVASLKAAAKYPIGAALPAGDSLNSVLDRSDLQQVVSKHFSQITAENIMKPIYVQPTKGSFFYTDADALEDYAASIGASIHGHALVWHQSVPEWMITECAKSAEDCEAVMSSHISNVVSHYAAGDTVVSWDVVNEAFNDDGSYRDQGEWGSFWYANIGESYISKAYIAAKQALTNQSPAKDAAVDLYYNDYAIEQDDAKLTAVLNMVDTVNTDGSNPLIEGIGFQMHVGLTQPAITDISSSFKKAAATGLKVKITELDVRINESGTLSQFTYDLAMSQKQRYQDIVAAYLETVPVAQRGGVSVWGVSDADSWIPSHYGSPDWPLLFDTDLQAKPALEGMYNAIGSEEEDPEEPTLFSDKFDGEFKWGTTYQTIVGPHESLNASEQVMNIVVPWASTTDKYGTGVLMDVDFSTPRTIQFDIYVPSSIGTGDLAVQPLVQQSQAPYGGVYDIAYQFGYTLDEWSTITIENVQTDLENIDRLGFNFIANDVVLPANAVIKIDNVIVK
- a CDS encoding carbohydrate porin; protein product: MKKNEILVLASVAIASVVLPHLGVAAEVDFSGYARYGAHYQAGDKQYVEVGTTGRSLGRLGNEVNGGEFQLSTTFEGGNGAQWDLVVLFDNWAHEDWSSPGGVDLKKAYAGVKNIIPSQPQMYFWAGRDFHGRATQSLNDYYYLTHDGQGGGFKDLDLGAGLFDLGFVGNVKNGDGGSLGSDEGSYALTTKFHGVETFVGTMDFYANYGFTSEAGDPSLRDRKPWQVAATLDIGGNHKAIVRYSEDSDNTVLIQPWDFSSEEDDLQIIFASLEGTFNKGNPLSVQYLISYKEFAGMEGTEPRDKNEYAAIVRPMYSWNDIHSTWFEAGYAVEDFENGNEKKGWKTTISQNISLGGLSWSRPMLRFYVTMGEVDDFDSTKYDTLSYGAMFEAWW